From the genome of Lotus japonicus ecotype B-129 chromosome 6, LjGifu_v1.2, one region includes:
- the LOC130723776 gene encoding U-box domain-containing protein 35-like, whose translation MLTETLHHSDEVVTMDNSHHYYSQGSTTTTTVSEIEEECSTQLHLNDGPMTTISEEKEKEGEEEEPVYVAVGKSQTSMEALSWTLNNLVTPSTTLYLIHVFPEIKHIPNPLGVGMVPKDQVSTEQVESYMAQERGKRRELLHKFIQLCSASKVKVDTILIESDLIAKAIIDLIPILQIRKLVIGTNKSQLRKLRSKKGNSMADQILQNAPESCKVRIICEGEEVNQQTANDTSMSHKEEDQKNDWFSSLSCICF comes from the exons ATGTTAACTGAGACCTTGCACCATTCAGATGAAGTTGTGACCATGGACAACTCCCACCACTACTACAGCCAAggcagcaccaccaccaccactgtgaGTGAGATAGAGGAAGAGTGCTCCACCCAGTTGCACTTGAATGATGGTCCTATGACAACAATTAgtgaagagaaggagaaggagggagaagaagaagagcctGTTTATGTGGCAGTGGGTAAGAGCCAGACTAGCATGGAAGCTCTGTCATGGACCCTCAACAATTTGGTTACTCCATCTACTACACTCTATCTCATACATGTTTTCCCAGAGATCAAGCATATTCCCAATCCTT TGGGAGTGGGAATGGTTCCAAAGGACCAAGTGAGTACTGAGCAAGTGGAGAGCTATATGGCCCAAGAAAGAGGTAAGAGGAGGGAGCTTCTACACAAGTTCATCCAATTATGCTCTGCTTCCAAG GTTAAGGTGGACACCATTCTGATTGAGAGTGACTTGATTGCAAAGGCTATCATTGATCTCATTCCCATTCTTCAAATAAGAAAACTTGTGATTGGAACAAACAAATCCCAATTAAG AAAACTAAGGTCTAAGAAAGGGAACAGCATGGCTgatcagatacttcagaatgcaCCAGAAAGTTGCAAGGTAAGAATTATATGTGAAGGGGAGGAAGTAAATCAACAGACAGCTAATGATACTTCAATGTCCCACAAAGAAGAAGACCAGAAAAATGATTGGTTTTCATCACTTTCATGTATTTGCTTTTGA
- the LOC130725683 gene encoding phosphoglycolate phosphatase 2, translated as MTSSHSQPLSPENFRDLFDSVEAFLFDCDGVIWKGDELIDGASETLHMLRSKGKKLVFVTNNSLKSRSKYAEKFCSLGIPVSQDEIFSSSFAAAMYLKLNNFPSQNKVYVIGGEGILEELQLAGFTAFGGPGDANKAVDLKQIGFFEHDKSVGAVVVGIDPNINYYKLQYGTLCIRENPGCLFIATNRDAVGHMTAFQEWPGAGCMVAAICGSTQKEPVVVGKPSNFMMEFLLKKFNLSSSKMCMVGDRLDTDILFGFSELLDGRINFVVDIKGKN; from the exons ATGACGAGTTCGCATTCGCAGCCTCTGTCACCAGAGAATTTCAGAGACCTCTTCGATTCCGTCGAAGCTTTTCTCTTCGATTGCGATG GTGTGATTTGGAAGGGTGATGAACTCATCGATGGCGCTTCCGAAACTCTCCACATGCTTCGTTCAAAGGGGAAGAAGCTCGTCTTTGTCACCAATAATTCCTTGAAATCCAGGTCCAAATACGCCGAAAAGTTCTGTTCCTTGGGGATTCCTGTTTCACAGGATGAGATCTTCTCATCCTCTTTTGCTGCTGCTATGTATTTGAAGCTCAACAATTTCCCTTCACAGAACAAG GTTTATGTAATTGGTGGAGAAGGTATATTGGAGGAGTTGCAGCTTGCTGGCTTCACAGCTTTTGGTGGGCCT GGAGATGCGAATAAAGCAGTAGACCTGAAGCAGATTGGCTTTTTTGAACATGATAAGAGT GTTGGAGCTGTAGTGGTTGGTATAGATCCAAACATTAACTATTACAAGCTTCA GTATGGAACCCTTTGCATACGCGAAAATCCAGGATGCCTTTTCATTGCTACCAACCGTGATGCAGTAGGACATATGACTGCTTTCCAAGAATGGCCAG GTGCGGGTTGTATGGTTGCTGCAATATGTGGATCAACCCAGAAGGAGCCTGTTGTAGTGGGGAAGCCATCAAATTTTATGATGGAGTTTTTACTTAAGAA ATTCAACCTAAGTAGCTCCAAGATGTGTATGGTGGGTGATAGATTAGATACTGATATACTGTTTGG GTTTTCTGAGTTATTGGATGGTCGTATTAATTTTGTGGTGGATATCAAAGGGAAAAATTAA
- the LOC130723775 gene encoding uncharacterized protein LOC130723775, protein MSILSGKMGQDCLHYDSHEETSSCTCFLIGFRRKNQVLNYSHSSSTSEIGNKDSEELFEINLEEPLDTISEDCESSVFSFDIHNEKDIVYVAVGQAGESSMEALLWTLKHAVTPSTTVCFIHVFPEIRLIPTPFGKIPRNLVDPEYVNFHLTQEKGKKKELLQRFIDLCTDSKVKVEIMLTEGDNISKAIVDLVRNLGIRKLVIGTSKSNLSKYVSRRRNVIADKVLKNAPEICDVKIICDGKEVIDQMIVSSSYLCPSSGRSSRVSLEEAKSHGFVQSLRFMPNTAWLSRF, encoded by the exons ATGTCAATATTGTCAGGGAAAATGGGGCAAGACTGTTTGCACTATGATTCCCATGAAGAAACATCCAGTTGCACTTGTTTTCTCATTGGGTTCAGGAGAAAAAACCAAGTGTTAAATTACAGCCATAGCAGCAGCACCAGTGAGATAGGCAACAAGGATTCAGAGGAGCTGTTTGAGATCAATCTGGAGGAGCCATTGGATACAATATCAGAAGACTGTGAGAGCAGTGTGTTCTCTTTTGATATTCACAATGAGAAAGACATTGTTTATGTGGCAGTAGGCCAAGCTGGAGAATCAAGCATGGAAGCGCTTTTGTGGACTTTGAAACATGCTGTCACACCCTCTACCACTGTCTGTTTCATACACGTTTTTCCTGAAATCAGGCTCATTCCAACTCCAT TTGGAAAAATTCCAAGGAATCTTGTAGATCCAGAGTATGTTAATTTTCACTTAACTCAAGAGAAAGGCAAGAAGAAAGAGCTCCTTCAAAGGTTCATTGACTTGTGCACTGATTCAAAG GTTAAGGTGGAGATCATGCTCACTGAAGGTGACAACATTTCCAAAGCCATCGTGGACCTTGTTAGGAATCTTGGTATAAGGAAATTGGTGATTGGAACTAGCAAATCTAATTTAAG TAAGTATGTCTCTAGAAGGAGAAATGTCATAGCAGATAAGGTCCTAAAGAATGCCCCAGAAATATGTGATGTTAAAATTATATGCGATGGAAAGGAAGTGATTGATCAAATGATTGTTAGCTCTTCATATTTATGCCCAAGTTCTGGTAGAAGTTCCAGAGTTTCACTAGAAGAAGCTAAATCCCATGGCTTTGTTCAATCGTTGCGTTTTATGCCAAATACTGCATGGTTATCTAGATTCTAG
- the LOC130723773 gene encoding serine/threonine-protein kinase D6PKL2, whose amino-acid sequence MDSKSGTRALPKHNNQKTPGIQTLEAKDNKPSSLLVSKTGKPELAASEDLSKSVQNTSKQNPGEISESKRLGASIQKGFADSLSKVGSGASSSVLDKTSGELDRAVNENVGSQKSSIDHGKKTSEYGSVKNSSVSAKVSDGASSLAKTSGSAKISDRADFVESGKSSICRGSTSSDVSDESTCSSFSSSVNKPHKANDMRWEAIQVVRARDGVLGLGHFRLLKRLGCGDIGSVYLSELSGTKCYFAMKVMDKGSLASRKKLLRAQTEREILQSLDHPFLPTLYTHFETEKFSCLVMEFCPGGDLHTLRQKQPGKHFPEQAVKFYVAEVLLAMEYLHMLGIVYRDLKPENVLVRDDGHIMLSDFDLSLRCAVSPTLVKSSSIDSEPLRKNSAYCVQPACIEPPSCIQPSCVAPTSCFSPRLFSSKSKKDRKPKNEIGNQVSPLPELIAEPTDARSMSFVGTHEYLAPEIIKGEGHGSAVDWWTFGIFLYELLFGKTPFKGSGNRATLFNVVGQPLRFPEAPVVSFAARDLIRGLLVKEPQHRLAYKRGATEIKQHPFFEGVNWALIRCATPPEIPKAVEFEKIPSPASSTGEKAVSNMPPANQKGSDNYLEFDFF is encoded by the exons ATGGACTCAAAAAGTGGCACCAGAGCTCTCCCAAAGCATAATAATCAGAAGACACCTGGGATTCAAACCCTTGAGGCAAAGGATAACAAGCCTTCTTCACTGCTGGTTTCGAAGACGGGCAAACCCGAGCTTGCTGCTTCAGAAGATTTGTCTAAGTCTGTACAAAACACGTCGAAGCAGAATCCTGGGGAAATTTCTGAAAGCAAGAGGTTGGGAGCTTCAATCCAAAAGGGGTTCGCTGATTCCTTGAGTAAAGTTGGTTCTGGTGCTTCCTCATCAGTTCTTGATAAAACATCTGGAGAATTGGATCGTGCTGTTAATGAGAACGTAGGCTCACAGAAAAGCTCTATCGATCATGGAAAAAAGACATCGGAATACGGAAGTGTGAAGAACAGTTCTGTTTCTGCCAAAGTTAGTGATGGGGCCAGCAGTCTtgcaaagacaagtggaagcgCCAAGATCAGCGATCGAGCTGATTTTGTGGAGAGTGGTAAGAGCAGTATTTGCAGAGGAAGTACAAGCAGTGATGTGAGCGATGAGAGTACTTGCAGTAGCTTCAGTAGCAGCGTAAACAAGCCTCACAAGGCCAATGACATGAGATGGGAAGCTATCCAAGTGGTTCGAGCTAGAGACGGGGTATTGGGTTTAGGTCACTTTAGACTACTGAAGAGGTTGGGCTGTGGGGATATTGGCAGTGTATACCTCTCAGAGTTAAGTGGAACTAAATGTTACTTTGCAATGAAGGTAATGGACAAAGGGTCCCTAGCAAGTCGTAAAAAGCTACTTCGTGCTCAGACAGAACGAGAAATTCTGCAGTCACTTGACCACCCTTTTCTCCCAACTTTGTACACCCATTTTGAGACAGAGAAATTCTCTTGCTTGGTAATGGAATTCTGCCCAGGTGGAGACCTCCATACTCTTAGGCAGAAACAACCAGGGAAGCATTTTCCTGAGCAGGCAGTAAA ATTTTATGTGGCAGAGGTCCTACTGGCTATGGAGTACCTCCACATGCTTGGGATTGTCTACCGTGACCTTAAGCCTGAAAATGTCCTTGTTAGGGATGATGGACATATTATGCTTTCTGACTTTGATCTTTCCCTCCGATGTGCTGTTAGCCCAACCCTCGTTAAATCCTCATCCATAGATTCTGAGCCTTTAAGAAAGAATTCTGCTTATTGTGTTCAGCCTGCATGTATTGAGCCGCCTTCTTGCATCCAGCCTTCCTGTGTTGCTCCTACTTCATGCTTTTCACCTCGTCTCTTTTCTAGCAAATCAAAGAAGGACCGGAAGCCTAAAAACGAAATAGGCAACCAGGTGAGCCCATTACCGGAACTCATTGCCGAGCCTACCGATGCTCGGTCCATGTCATTTGTTGGAACACATGAATACTTGGCACCTGAGATCATTAAGGGTGAAGGTCATGGGAGTGCAGTTGATTGGTGGACTTTTGGAATCTTTCTATATGAGCTGTTGTTTGGTAAAACTCCTTTTAAGGGATCGGGGAACCGAGCGACGTTGTTTAATGTTGTAGGCCAACCCTTGCGGTTCCCAGAAGCACCTGTTGTCAGTTTTGCAGCAAGGGATCTTATAAGGGGGCTGCTTGTAAAGGAACCACAGCACAGATTGGCATATAAAAGAGGCGCTACTGAGATTAAGCAACATCCCTTTTTTGAAGGTGTGAATTGGGCATTGATCCGTTGTGCTACCCCACCTGAGATCCCAAAGGCTGTAGAGTTTGAGAAGATACCTTCCCCAGCCTCATCAACTGGCGAAAAGGCTGTTAGCAATATGCCGCCAGCAAATCAGAAAGGCTCTGATAATTATCTGGAGTTCGATTTCTTCTAG
- the LOC130722310 gene encoding phosphatidylinositol/phosphatidylcholine transfer protein SFH2 yields MGLVSQDALKDLQALMDQVEEPLQRTFQNVHQGCVTETLMRFLKAREWNASKAHKMLVDCLNWRVQSEIDSILSKPIIPEDLYRAVRDSQLIGLSGFSREGLPVFAIGVGLSTFDKASVHYYVQSHIQINEYRDRVILPSASKKHGRPITTCIKVLDMTGLKLSALNQIKLLSIISSIDDLNYPEKTNTYYIVNAPYIFSACWKVVKPLLQERTRKKVQVLQGSGRDELLKIMDYASLPHFSRKEGSGSSKHAESGSENCYSLDHSFHQELYNYIKEQSRIHEAVEPIKQGSFHVAFPEPPAEEANIAKTIESELHKFEKSHGNDDR; encoded by the exons ATGGGGCTTGTTTCCCAGGATGCTCTCAAAGATCTTCAAGCTCTAATGGATCAAG TTGAGGAGCCACTTCAGAGAACTTTCCAG AATGTTCATCAAGGATGTGTAACTGAAACCTTAATGCGGTTTCTAAAAGCAAGGGAGTGGAATGCTTCCAAGGCCCATAAAATG TTAGTTGATTGTTTGAACTGGAGAGTGCAAAGTGAGATTGACAGCATATTATCG AAACCAATAATCCCTGAAGATCTATACAGAGCAGTGCGTGACTCACAACTCATAGGATTGTCAGGGTTCTCAAGAGAG GGTCTGCCTGTCTTTGCAATTGGTGTTGGGCTTAGTACATTTGACAAAGCATCT GTCCATTATTATGTGCAGTCTCACATTCAAATTAATGAATATCGTGACCGTGTAATCTTG CCTTCTGCATCAAAGAAGCATGGGCGCCCTATTACAACTTGTATAAAGGTTTTGGATATGACTGGCCTGAAGCTGTCAGCCCTGAATCAGATTAAG TTGTTGTCAATTATATCATCCATTGATGATCTGAACTACCCTGAGAAGACAAATACTTATTACATTGTAAATGCCCCATACATATTTTCAGCATGTTGGAAG GTTGTGAAGCCACTTTTGCAAGAGAGGACAAGAAAAAAAGTGCAAGTCTTACAAGGTTCTGGTCGAGATGAGCTGTTGAAG ATCATGGATTACGCGTCTCTGCCACATTTTTCTAGAAAAGAAGGCTCTGGATCATCAAAACATGCAGAGAGTGGAAGTGAAAATTGCTATTCCTTGGATCATTCCTTCCATCAAGAGCTTTACAATTACATCAAGGAGCAATCCAGAATCCATGAAGCTGTTGAGCCCATCAAGCAGGGATCTTTCCATGTAGCTTTTCCTGAACCTCCTGCTGAGGAAGCAAA